One part of the Pseudemcibacter aquimaris genome encodes these proteins:
- a CDS encoding electron transfer flavoprotein subunit alpha/FixB family protein has protein sequence MTTTLVIADHDNAALKESTLNTVTAAKAFDGEIHVLCAGSGCGSVAEAAAKIDGVSKVLCADSPDYEHPLAEVLAPLIVSVADGYDQIMVAATTTGKNFMPRVAALLDMAQISDIISVESADTFKRPIYAGNAIATIQSSDPKKLITVRTTAFAAADATSGSAEIENIAAGENPNLSSYVGSELSKSERPELTSAKIIISGGRGMGSGENFSLIESVADKLGAAIGASRAAVDAGYVPNDYQVGQTGKIVAPELYIAVGISGAIQHLAGMKDSKVIVAINKDEEAPIFQVADYGLVADLFEALPELDQELSK, from the coding sequence ATGACCACGACACTTGTAATTGCCGATCATGATAATGCCGCTTTAAAAGAAAGCACATTAAACACCGTCACTGCCGCGAAAGCTTTTGACGGTGAAATTCACGTTCTGTGCGCGGGAAGCGGATGCGGATCTGTCGCAGAAGCAGCAGCCAAAATTGATGGTGTTTCAAAGGTGCTTTGTGCGGATAGCCCGGATTATGAACACCCACTTGCAGAAGTTCTTGCCCCACTTATTGTTTCAGTTGCTGATGGTTATGACCAGATTATGGTTGCCGCAACAACAACGGGTAAAAACTTTATGCCACGTGTGGCGGCCCTTCTGGATATGGCGCAAATCTCGGATATTATTTCTGTTGAAAGTGCCGATACATTTAAGCGCCCGATTTATGCGGGTAACGCCATTGCCACCATTCAAAGTAGCGATCCGAAAAAACTGATCACTGTGCGTACAACCGCCTTTGCGGCTGCGGATGCAACAAGTGGTTCAGCGGAAATTGAAAATATAGCAGCGGGTGAAAACCCTAATCTTTCCAGCTATGTGGGCTCAGAACTCAGCAAATCGGAAAGACCGGAACTGACAAGCGCGAAAATCATCATTTCCGGTGGCCGAGGTATGGGCAGCGGTGAAAACTTCTCACTGATTGAATCTGTCGCTGATAAACTGGGTGCGGCCATTGGTGCATCGCGTGCAGCCGTTGATGCTGGATATGTGCCAAATGATTATCAGGTTGGTCAAACCGGTAAAATCGTTGCACCAGAACTTTATATCGCCGTCGGTATTTCCGGCGCCATTCAGCATCTGGCGGGAATGAAGGACAGCAAAGTCATCGTCGCCATCAATAAAGACGAAGAAGCGCCGATTTTCCAAGTTGCCGATTACGGCTTGGTTGCCGATCTATTTGAGGCACTTCCGGAACTCGATCAGGAGCTATCAAAATGA